A single region of the Mycoplasma mycoides subsp. mycoides SC str. PG1 genome encodes:
- a CDS encoding folate family ECF transporter S component → MEFNSLSVYWITTAIFGVLLISMWVLGLWIEGFKLKTFTIKNITIIGTLVALSVILSYVVNRNFLQILGTRITLGYFVNFLIGMVFGPLAGILAGIATNLIGTMIVGAAQWHIGFVFAKSMLGFLGSIVFVFKNNKHWVWLMVWSYAIGLFLVIFVVHPISFATVGGPSLAVAYSLTKFIVYPIELVLYPLLTYTSIRVIYILVKKDLNSKNKQWILRNDSVIF, encoded by the coding sequence ATGGAATTTAACAGTCTTTCAGTTTATTGAATAACTACTGCTATATTTGGTGTTTTACTAATTAGCATGTGAGTTTTAGGGTTATGAATAGAAGGTTTTAAATTAAAAACTTTTACAATTAAAAATATTACTATAATAGGTACTCTAGTAGCATTAAGTGTTATTTTATCATATGTAGTTAATAGAAACTTTTTACAAATTTTAGGTACAAGAATTACTTTAGGTTATTTTGTTAACTTTTTAATTGGGATGGTTTTTGGACCACTTGCTGGAATTTTAGCAGGAATTGCAACAAATCTAATTGGAACTATGATTGTTGGTGCTGCTCAATGACATATTGGATTTGTTTTTGCAAAATCAATGTTAGGATTTTTAGGTTCAATAGTCTTTGTTTTTAAAAATAATAAACATTGAGTATGACTAATGGTTTGATCATATGCAATAGGATTATTTTTAGTAATCTTTGTAGTCCATCCAATTAGTTTTGCAACAGTTGGAGGACCTAGTTTGGCTGTTGCTTATAGTCTAACTAAATTTATAGTTTATCCAATAGAATTAGTATTATATCCACTATTAACTTATACTTCTATTAGAGTAATTTATATTCTAGTAAAAAAAGATTTAAACTCAAAAAATAAACAATGAATTTTAAGAAATGATTCTGTAATATTCTAA
- a CDS encoding site-specific DNA-methyltransferase has product MFNKPQDKIYLRSIFQTSVVSGNEKTIHPTQKSLKLLEELLKIHTNENEIILDPFMGSGTTGVACKSLNRKFIGIEFDKTYFEIAKKRLETNLIVANNK; this is encoded by the coding sequence GTGTTTAATAAACCACAAGATAAGATTTATTTACGTTCGATTTTTCAGACTTCAGTTGTAAGTGGCAATGAAAAAACTATTCACCCAACCCAAAAATCTTTAAAACTACTTGAAGAACTTTTAAAGATTCATACTAATGAAAATGAAATTATTTTAGATCCATTTATGGGCAGTGGAACAACTGGGGTTGCTTGTAAAAGTTTAAATAGAAAATTTATAGGTATTGAATTTGATAAAACTTATTTTGAAATTGCTAAAAAAAGATTAGAAACAAACTTAATAGTAGCAAACAATAAATAA
- a CDS encoding HNH endonuclease encodes MEIHHVLPFSANKSADVFENLVKLCPTCHKALSKNRALEDYQKKLIKNIIDNSVIVSEYLDNFIENNQNKVDFIYDRLM; translated from the coding sequence TTAGAAATTCATCATGTTCTACCTTTTAGTGCGAACAAAAGTGCCGATGTTTTTGAAAATTTAGTTAAGCTTTGTCCTACCTGTCACAAAGCTTTATCAAAAAATAGAGCTTTAGAAGACTATCAGAAAAAATTAATTAAAAATATTATTGATAATAGTGTGATTGTAAGTGAGTATCTAGATAATTTTATCGAGAATAATCAAAACAAAGTCGATTTTATTTATGACAGATTAATGTAA
- a CDS encoding Mur ligase family protein, translating into MISVDQELFPIIQRLNKEVVFDKVLDELNHPEKFLKVINVVGTNGKGSTSFYLSKGLLKKYQKVGLFISPAFLYQNERIQINNIPISDNDLKSYLHKIDYLIKKYQLYFFEIWTLIMILYFKDQKVDIVVCEAGIGGIRDTTSFLTNQLFSLCTSISYDHMDVLGNSIDQIIYNKINIAKPNTKLFISHDNLKYKKIIDKQIINKNVELIYTDLYEDKIIYQKANKGLVKKVLEELDIFDLDTFELEPPLGRFTTLQTFPNQIIIDGAHNVDGIKKLIQSVKSLNKEFIVLYASITTKEYLKSLELLDKNFKEVYICEFDYLKSWSIKHINYKNKIKDWKIFLKNNSKNIIICGSLYFIPLVYTFLKNN; encoded by the coding sequence ATGATTAGTGTTGATCAAGAATTATTTCCAATCATTCAAAGATTAAATAAAGAAGTTGTTTTTGATAAAGTCTTAGATGAATTAAATCATCCAGAAAAGTTTTTAAAAGTTATTAATGTAGTTGGAACTAATGGTAAAGGATCTACTTCATTTTATTTATCAAAAGGTTTATTAAAAAAATATCAAAAAGTAGGTTTATTTATTTCTCCAGCTTTTTTATATCAAAATGAAAGAATTCAAATTAATAACATACCAATTAGTGATAATGATTTAAAAAGTTATTTACATAAAATTGATTATTTAATTAAAAAATATCAATTATATTTTTTTGAAATTTGAACTTTAATTATGATTTTATATTTTAAAGATCAAAAAGTTGATATTGTTGTTTGTGAAGCTGGAATTGGTGGAATAAGAGATACTACTAGTTTTTTAACTAACCAATTATTTAGTTTATGCACTTCTATTTCATATGATCATATGGATGTTTTAGGAAATAGTATTGATCAAATTATTTATAATAAAATTAATATTGCAAAACCAAATACTAAACTATTTATAAGTCATGATAATTTAAAATATAAAAAGATAATTGATAAGCAAATAATTAATAAAAATGTTGAACTAATTTATACAGATTTATATGAAGATAAAATTATTTATCAAAAAGCAAATAAAGGATTAGTTAAAAAAGTATTAGAAGAACTAGATATTTTTGATCTAGATACTTTTGAACTTGAACCGCCTTTAGGTAGATTTACAACATTACAAACTTTTCCAAATCAAATTATTATTGATGGAGCTCATAATGTTGATGGAATAAAAAAATTAATCCAATCAGTTAAATCATTAAATAAAGAATTTATAGTTTTATATGCAAGTATTACTACAAAAGAATATCTAAAATCTTTAGAACTATTAGATAAGAACTTTAAAGAGGTTTATATTTGTGAATTTGACTATCTTAAATCTTGATCTATTAAACATATAAATTACAAAAATAAAATAAAAGATTGAAAAATTTTTTTAAAAAATAATTCAAAAAATATAATTATATGTGGAAGTTTATACTTTATACCACTTGTGTATACTTTTTTAAAAAATAATTAA
- the uvrB gene encoding excinuclease ABC subunit UvrB yields MFIANNKYKLVTKYKPSGDQNQAIEKLNKAIIENKKHQVLLGATGTGKTFTIANIIAKHNKQALVIAHNKTLAMQLYYELKEMFPENRVEYFVSNFDFFQPEAYIPSKDLYIDKDSRQNMELDMMRLSACNALLTRNDTIVVASVAALFALQNPLEYSSAFIELKVGQKIKRNELLTWLVRSGYTRNDIENQLGSFSAKGDVVKIVPGWVNNIMFRISLFDDEIESIHTLNTITNSILDNITTVTIHPAQSYITPQDKLKTICNNIRNELVQRLAELQSENKLLEAQRLEQRTKYDLESLEEFGFCSGIENYSSHLDFRSKGQRPYVLLDYFNNDFITIVDESHITLPQIRGMYNTDRSRKLTLVEYGFRLPSALDNRPLNFDEFNSLIKQVIYTSATPGDYELDLVNHQVVQQIIRPTGLLDPQIEIRKTTNQIDDIINEIHLRKLQNERVFITTLTIRMSEDLTAFLQEKNIKVAYLHSELKTLERSEILNDLRKGVYDVVVGVNLLREGLDLPEVSLVCILDADKQGFLRNYRSLIQTIGRVARNVNGKAIMYADTVSQAMDEAIKETNRRRKIQEEFNKKHNIVPKTISKAISESILSEQTKKTLAKAKKIKDKKQKLQTIQQTIDNLRQEMLQAAKELDFERAAILRDTIIELENEKNTN; encoded by the coding sequence ATGTTTATAGCAAATAATAAGTACAAACTAGTAACTAAATATAAACCTTCAGGTGATCAAAATCAAGCTATAGAAAAATTAAATAAAGCAATTATAGAAAACAAAAAACACCAAGTGTTATTAGGAGCAACAGGTACTGGCAAAACTTTTACAATAGCAAATATTATTGCAAAACATAATAAACAAGCTTTAGTAATTGCACATAATAAAACTTTAGCAATGCAGCTTTATTATGAATTAAAAGAAATGTTTCCAGAAAATAGAGTTGAATATTTTGTTTCAAACTTTGATTTTTTCCAACCAGAAGCTTATATCCCTTCAAAAGATTTATATATTGATAAAGATTCTAGACAAAATATGGAATTAGATATGATGCGTTTAAGTGCTTGTAATGCTTTATTAACAAGAAATGATACTATAGTAGTAGCTAGTGTTGCTGCTTTATTTGCTTTACAAAATCCTTTAGAGTATTCTTCAGCTTTTATTGAATTAAAAGTTGGTCAAAAAATTAAAAGAAATGAATTATTAACTTGACTAGTAAGATCTGGATATACTAGAAATGATATTGAAAATCAATTAGGAAGCTTTTCAGCAAAAGGTGATGTTGTTAAAATTGTTCCTGGTTGAGTAAATAATATTATGTTTAGAATTTCATTATTTGATGATGAAATAGAAAGTATTCATACTTTAAATACAATTACAAATTCTATTTTAGACAATATTACAACTGTTACTATTCATCCTGCTCAATCATATATAACTCCACAAGACAAATTAAAAACAATTTGTAATAATATTAGAAATGAATTAGTTCAAAGATTAGCTGAATTACAATCAGAAAACAAACTTTTAGAAGCTCAAAGACTAGAACAAAGAACTAAATATGATCTTGAGTCACTTGAAGAATTTGGCTTTTGTAGTGGAATTGAAAATTATTCTTCGCATTTAGATTTTAGATCTAAAGGTCAAAGACCATATGTTTTATTAGATTATTTTAATAATGATTTTATAACTATAGTTGATGAATCTCATATCACACTTCCTCAAATTAGAGGAATGTATAATACTGATAGATCAAGAAAACTAACTCTAGTTGAATATGGTTTTAGACTACCATCAGCTCTAGATAACAGACCTTTAAATTTTGATGAATTTAATAGTTTAATTAAACAAGTAATTTATACTTCAGCAACACCTGGAGATTATGAACTAGATTTAGTTAATCATCAAGTAGTTCAACAAATTATTCGTCCAACTGGATTATTAGATCCACAAATTGAAATAAGAAAAACAACCAATCAAATTGATGATATTATTAATGAAATTCATTTAAGAAAATTACAAAATGAGCGTGTATTTATTACTACTTTAACTATTAGAATGAGTGAAGATTTAACTGCTTTTTTACAAGAAAAAAACATTAAAGTTGCTTATTTACACTCAGAATTAAAAACTCTAGAACGTAGTGAAATTTTAAATGATCTAAGAAAAGGGGTTTATGATGTTGTTGTTGGAGTTAACTTATTAAGAGAAGGATTAGATCTACCTGAAGTGAGTTTAGTATGTATTTTAGATGCAGATAAACAAGGTTTTTTAAGAAATTACCGTTCTTTAATTCAAACTATTGGTCGTGTTGCTAGAAATGTTAATGGTAAAGCTATTATGTATGCTGATACTGTTAGTCAGGCAATGGATGAAGCAATTAAAGAAACTAATAGAAGAAGAAAAATCCAAGAAGAATTTAATAAAAAACACAATATTGTTCCAAAAACTATTTCAAAAGCTATTAGTGAATCTATTTTAAGTGAACAAACTAAAAAAACATTAGCTAAAGCTAAAAAAATTAAAGATAAAAAACAAAAACTTCAAACTATCCAACAAACTATTGATAATTTGCGTCAAGAAATGTTACAAGCAGCAAAAGAGCTTGATTTTGAAAGAGCGGCAATTTTAAGAGATACAATTATTGAATTAGAAAATGAAAAAAATACAAATTAG
- the holA gene encoding DNA polymerase III subunit delta encodes MYFFYSEDIFLLNNQIKKTIKELQQKDQYDVLSFSLIEDDFNTIYDNVTNLNFFSSKSIIVISDAYFVTEIKTNFNKNYSLNKLEIMLKNFNPNNIIIFVLNSNKFSKKLKIAKYIESSFNVKYLSLWDEKQTIKYIIDYLKSKNKIIDINLASQIYNLLPNDLQIITNEINKLANLKSELNIDIIKTNLNKYHNEDIFKLVDAFINNNIDKFIKLYHDYILLNDDIIGLISLIDTNLSFYRDVVILKKQFKSEEQISTILKSHIYRVKLAVNNSYDINTLNDKIKIVYKIYKGIINWNINKKTLVEYMLIKNMKG; translated from the coding sequence ATGTACTTTTTTTATTCTGAAGATATATTTTTATTAAATAATCAAATTAAAAAAACTATTAAAGAGTTACAACAAAAAGATCAATATGATGTTTTAAGTTTTTCTTTAATTGAAGATGATTTTAATACTATTTATGATAATGTTACTAATTTAAATTTTTTTAGTTCTAAATCAATTATTGTAATTAGTGATGCTTATTTTGTAACTGAAATAAAAACTAATTTTAATAAAAACTATAGTTTAAATAAGTTAGAAATAATGTTAAAAAACTTTAATCCTAATAACATAATCATTTTTGTTTTAAATTCTAATAAATTTTCTAAAAAACTAAAAATAGCAAAGTACATTGAATCTAGTTTTAATGTTAAATACTTATCATTATGAGATGAAAAACAAACTATTAAATATATAATCGACTATTTAAAGTCTAAAAATAAAATTATTGATATAAATTTAGCTAGTCAAATATATAATTTATTACCAAATGATCTACAAATAATTACTAATGAAATTAATAAATTAGCTAATTTAAAATCTGAACTTAATATAGATATTATTAAGACTAATTTAAATAAGTATCATAATGAAGATATTTTCAAATTAGTTGATGCTTTTATTAATAATAATATTGATAAATTTATTAAACTTTATCATGATTATATTTTATTAAATGATGATATTATTGGTCTTATAAGTTTAATTGATACTAATTTAAGTTTTTATAGAGATGTAGTTATTTTAAAAAAACAATTTAAAAGTGAAGAACAAATTTCAACTATTTTAAAATCTCATATTTATAGAGTAAAATTAGCTGTTAATAATTCTTATGATATTAACACATTAAATGATAAAATTAAAATAGTTTATAAAATTTATAAAGGAATTATTAATTGAAATATTAATAAAAAAACACTTGTTGAATATATGCTTATAAAAAACATGAAAGGATAA
- a CDS encoding TatD family hydrolase, whose protein sequence is MIDDNKIFDNHIHFNDESKYKDVNIKQLIEESNEHVTGWLCSSSDLISSKKAVEFSKEFENIFASIAIHPNDVQNFDNSVFDELEKLITNKKVVCIGETGLDYFYSKEHIKKQKEFFKKHISLAIKYNKVLQMHIREQKDQFLAYDDVIEIIKDLNQITKVVHCFSANAIYAQKFLDLDCFINIGGAVTFKNAKDLQEAVKIIPLEKMLLETDAPYLAPHPYRGQVNHPKYIYLTALKIAELKNVDVKEVIRITTLNSKKIFNLN, encoded by the coding sequence ATGATTGATGATAATAAAATATTTGATAATCATATACATTTTAATGACGAATCAAAATATAAAGATGTAAATATAAAACAATTAATAGAAGAATCAAATGAACATGTAACTGGATGATTATGTTCTAGTTCTGATTTAATTTCTAGTAAAAAAGCTGTTGAGTTTTCAAAAGAATTTGAAAATATTTTTGCAAGCATTGCTATTCATCCAAATGATGTACAAAATTTTGATAATAGTGTTTTTGATGAATTAGAAAAATTAATTACAAATAAAAAAGTAGTTTGTATTGGAGAAACTGGTTTAGATTATTTTTATTCAAAAGAACATATAAAAAAACAAAAAGAGTTTTTTAAAAAACATATAAGTTTAGCAATTAAATATAATAAAGTTTTACAAATGCATATAAGAGAACAAAAAGATCAATTTCTAGCTTATGATGATGTTATAGAAATTATAAAAGATCTAAACCAAATCACAAAAGTTGTACATTGTTTTTCAGCTAATGCTATTTATGCTCAGAAGTTTTTAGATTTAGATTGTTTTATTAATATTGGTGGAGCTGTAACTTTTAAAAACGCAAAAGATTTACAAGAAGCAGTTAAAATTATTCCTTTAGAAAAAATGTTATTAGAAACTGATGCTCCTTATTTAGCTCCTCATCCATATAGAGGACAAGTAAATCATCCAAAATATATTTATTTAACTGCTTTAAAAATAGCTGAATTAAAAAATGTGGATGTTAAAGAAGTAATTAGAATTACAACTTTAAATAGTAAAAAGATTTTTAATTTAAATTAA
- the hprK gene encoding HPr(Ser) kinase/phosphatase, with product MEKFTIKDLTDNLKFEIISGQDKLDTEIKSYGINRAGLELADYFKPFKDQSEWRATLMSTKESGYMLQFDEETKIKKYTQLMKCGIPVLIITNKFKDKTLIKVAKRLNFPLLRSDYPITIQLVQKIQDIYDIYFSPTAEEHAALMNIFGTGVLIKGKSGIGKSELCLDLIKHNHLFIGDDRIILTNKSNKIIGRVHPILKNLIEIRGIGIFDIVKSNGYQVIMNESPVELVVELVEYKEQNIDNSDRLGNDWSKFKILGVEIEHIQIPVSAGRSLVNIIESAVAQFKINKSKQFENVFDVIHKRTKEFLSSKK from the coding sequence ATGGAAAAATTCACCATAAAAGATCTTACTGATAATTTAAAATTTGAAATTATTTCAGGACAAGATAAACTAGATACAGAAATTAAAAGTTATGGAATTAATAGAGCTGGTTTAGAATTAGCTGACTATTTTAAACCTTTTAAAGACCAAAGCGAATGACGAGCAACTTTAATGTCTACTAAAGAAAGTGGATATATGTTGCAATTTGATGAAGAAACTAAAATTAAAAAATATACTCAATTAATGAAATGTGGAATTCCTGTTTTAATAATTACTAATAAATTTAAAGATAAAACTTTAATTAAAGTTGCAAAAAGACTGAATTTTCCTTTATTAAGAAGCGATTATCCAATTACAATACAATTAGTTCAAAAGATTCAAGATATTTATGATATTTATTTTTCACCAACTGCTGAAGAACATGCTGCTTTAATGAATATATTTGGAACTGGGGTTTTAATTAAAGGTAAATCTGGAATAGGAAAATCAGAATTATGTTTAGATTTAATTAAACATAATCATTTATTTATTGGTGATGACCGCATCATTCTAACTAATAAATCAAATAAAATTATTGGAAGAGTACATCCAATTTTAAAAAACTTAATTGAAATTAGAGGAATTGGAATTTTTGATATTGTTAAATCAAATGGGTATCAAGTAATTATGAATGAAAGTCCTGTTGAATTAGTTGTTGAACTAGTTGAATATAAAGAACAAAACATTGATAATAGTGACAGATTAGGAAATGATTGAAGTAAATTTAAAATTCTTGGTGTTGAAATAGAGCATATTCAAATTCCAGTTAGTGCTGGAAGAAGTTTAGTTAATATTATTGAATCAGCTGTTGCTCAATTTAAAATTAATAAATCAAAACAATTTGAAAATGTTTTTGATGTAATTCATAAAAGAACAAAAGAATTTTTAAGTTCTAAAAAATAG
- the uvrA gene encoding excinuclease ABC subunit UvrA yields MSTDKIIIKGAREHNLKNIDLELPKNKLIIFTGLSGSGKSSLAFSAIYQEGRRRYIESLSAYARQFLGGNEKPDVDSIEGLSPAISIDQKTTSHNPRSTVGTVTEIYDYLRLLYARIGQPYCINNHGQIKAVSIKEIVENIKQSTSDGEQIHILSPVIRDKKGTHIDILEKLRNDGFIRVIVDDQLRMLDDQINLEKNQRHNIDIVVDRIIYHNNDEINSRIFTAVEMGLKYSNNLIKIAFPNSNKQEKLFSTSFSCKVCDFVVPELEPRLFSFNAPLGACELCNGLGVSLEPDINLILPDLKLSINQGGVVYYKNFMHTKNIEWQKFRILCDYYYIDLNTPLKDLTQKQRDIILWGSDREIDIKIVTENNNKYEKYDFIEGNAALIKRRYFESKSEEARKWYAKFMSSKICKQCKGSRLNDIALSVKINEKSIFDYTNMSISEQLDFLLNIDLTATQAMIAKLVLDEIISRTNFLNEVGLGYLNLSRTATTLSGGESQRIRLAKQIGSQLTGILYVLDEPSIGLHQKDNDKLIKTLKHLRDLGNTLIVVEHDEDTMKSSDWIVDIGPRAGEYGGEITFSGTYQDILKSDTITGRYLSRKEGIAVPKTRRGGNGKKIEIIGASENNLKNINVTIPLNKFITITGVSGSGKSTLLEDIVYKGIHNNLSKEYLPIGKVKEIKGIENINKAIYISQEPIGKTPRSNPATYTSVFDDIRDLFTNLPEAKIRGYKKGRFSFNVHGGRCEHCQGDGVITISMQFMPSVEVVCEICDGKRYNDETLTVKYKNKSIADVLNMSVSEAYVFFENIPQIKQKLETILEVGLGYIKLGQNATTLSGGESQRIKLSTYLLKKQTGNTMFLLDEPTTGLHVDDVKRLIGVLNKLVDLGNTVLCIEHNLDFIKVSDHIIDLGPDGGEYGGQVIVTGTPEQVIHHQTSYTAKYLKDYIIND; encoded by the coding sequence ATGTCAACAGATAAAATTATTATAAAGGGTGCTAGAGAGCATAATTTAAAAAATATTGATTTAGAACTTCCTAAAAATAAATTAATTATTTTTACAGGTTTAAGTGGTTCTGGAAAATCTTCATTAGCTTTTTCAGCAATTTATCAAGAAGGAAGAAGAAGATATATTGAATCACTTTCTGCTTATGCTAGACAATTTTTAGGTGGTAATGAAAAACCTGATGTTGATTCTATTGAAGGTTTATCTCCTGCAATTTCTATTGATCAAAAAACCACAAGTCACAATCCTAGATCAACTGTTGGGACTGTTACTGAAATTTATGATTATTTACGTTTATTATATGCAAGAATTGGTCAACCTTATTGTATTAATAATCATGGTCAAATTAAAGCAGTAAGTATTAAAGAAATTGTTGAAAATATTAAACAATCAACTAGTGATGGTGAACAAATTCATATTTTATCTCCAGTAATTAGAGATAAAAAAGGAACTCATATTGATATTTTAGAAAAACTAAGAAATGATGGGTTTATTAGAGTTATTGTTGATGATCAATTAAGAATGCTAGATGATCAAATTAATTTAGAAAAAAATCAAAGACATAATATAGATATAGTTGTTGATAGAATTATTTATCATAATAATGATGAAATTAATTCAAGAATATTTACAGCTGTTGAAATGGGATTAAAATATTCAAATAACTTAATTAAAATTGCATTTCCAAATTCTAATAAACAAGAAAAATTATTTTCAACTTCTTTTTCATGTAAGGTTTGTGATTTTGTAGTTCCAGAACTTGAGCCTAGATTATTTTCATTTAATGCTCCACTTGGTGCTTGTGAATTATGTAATGGATTAGGTGTTAGTTTAGAACCAGATATAAATTTAATTCTTCCTGATTTAAAATTATCAATTAATCAAGGTGGAGTTGTTTATTATAAAAATTTTATGCATACAAAAAATATAGAATGACAAAAATTTAGAATTTTGTGTGATTATTACTATATTGATCTAAACACTCCTTTAAAAGATTTGACTCAAAAACAAAGAGATATAATTTTATGAGGAAGTGATCGAGAAATTGATATTAAAATTGTTACTGAAAATAATAATAAATATGAAAAATATGATTTTATTGAAGGTAATGCTGCTTTAATCAAAAGAAGATATTTTGAATCTAAATCAGAAGAAGCTAGAAAATGATATGCAAAATTTATGTCTTCTAAAATATGCAAACAATGTAAAGGAAGTAGATTAAACGATATTGCTTTATCTGTAAAAATTAATGAAAAATCTATATTTGACTATACTAATATGAGTATTTCTGAACAATTAGATTTTTTATTAAACATTGATTTAACTGCAACTCAAGCTATGATTGCAAAATTAGTTTTAGATGAAATTATTTCAAGAACTAACTTTTTAAATGAAGTTGGGTTAGGGTATTTAAATCTATCAAGAACAGCTACAACTTTAAGTGGTGGAGAATCTCAAAGAATTAGATTAGCTAAACAAATTGGATCTCAATTAACTGGAATTTTATACGTTTTAGATGAACCATCAATTGGATTACATCAAAAAGATAATGATAAATTAATTAAAACTTTAAAACATTTAAGAGATCTAGGAAATACTTTAATTGTTGTTGAGCATGATGAAGATACAATGAAAAGTAGTGATTGAATTGTTGATATTGGCCCTAGAGCTGGAGAGTATGGTGGAGAAATTACTTTTAGTGGAACATATCAAGATATTTTAAAATCAGATACTATTACTGGTAGATATTTATCAAGAAAAGAAGGTATAGCAGTTCCTAAAACTAGACGTGGTGGTAATGGTAAAAAAATTGAAATTATTGGAGCTAGTGAAAACAATTTAAAAAATATTAATGTAACTATTCCTTTAAATAAATTTATAACTATTACAGGTGTTAGTGGATCTGGAAAATCAACTTTACTAGAAGATATTGTTTATAAGGGAATTCATAATAATTTATCAAAAGAGTATTTACCAATTGGAAAGGTTAAAGAAATTAAAGGTATAGAAAATATCAATAAAGCTATTTATATTTCTCAAGAACCAATCGGAAAAACTCCTAGATCAAACCCAGCAACTTATACTTCAGTTTTTGATGATATTAGAGATTTATTTACTAATCTTCCAGAAGCAAAAATTAGGGGTTATAAAAAAGGTAGATTTTCATTTAATGTTCATGGTGGTAGATGCGAGCATTGTCAAGGTGATGGAGTAATTACAATTTCTATGCAATTTATGCCAAGTGTTGAAGTGGTTTGCGAAATTTGTGATGGTAAAAGATATAATGATGAAACTTTAACAGTTAAATATAAAAACAAATCAATTGCTGATGTTTTAAATATGAGTGTTAGTGAAGCTTATGTCTTTTTTGAAAATATTCCTCAAATTAAACAAAAGCTAGAAACTATTTTAGAAGTTGGTTTAGGTTATATTAAACTAGGACAAAATGCTACAACTTTAAGTGGTGGAGAATCTCAAAGAATTAAATTATCTACTTACTTATTAAAAAAACAAACTGGAAATACTATGTTTTTATTAGATGAACCAACAACTGGTTTGCATGTTGATGATGTTAAAAGATTAATTGGTGTTTTAAATAAATTAGTTGATTTAGGAAATACAGTTTTATGTATTGAACATAATCTAGATTTTATTAAAGTTTCAGATCATATTATTGATCTTGGTCCTGATGGTGGAGAGTATGGTGGTCAAGTTATAGTAACTGGAACTCCAGAACAAGTAATTCATCATCAAACTTCTTATACAGCTAAATATTTAAAGGATTATATAATTAATGATTAG
- a CDS encoding DNA methyltransferase — protein MKWKEPSPTIDTRFDTPSNGTNSHPVLNRTITPREAARIQSFDDNFCFLGNKTEICKQIGNAVPPLLAKSIGLSIIEQIKKINEIYINENIKIYNADSYKIVEQFINNSTKVNHIITDPPYNISQSNNFHTLRSANRQGLNFGKWDYDFDLISWIKPYSKLLDKNGSMIIFCSYKYISFIIEELESNMLEIKDVIKWVKTNPMPRNVNRRYVQDTEYAIWAVKKNQSECLINHKIRFIYVRFFRLQL, from the coding sequence TTGAAATGAAAAGAACCCAGTCCCACAATTGATACAAGATTTGATACCCCTTCTAATGGAACTAATTCCCACCCAGTTTTAAATAGAACAATCACTCCGAGAGAGGCTGCAAGAATTCAAAGTTTTGATGATAATTTTTGTTTTTTAGGTAATAAAACAGAAATTTGTAAACAAATTGGAAATGCAGTCCCTCCGTTACTAGCAAAATCTATAGGATTATCAATTATTGAACAAATTAAAAAAATAAATGAAATTTATATTAATGAAAATATTAAAATTTACAATGCTGATTCGTACAAAATAGTTGAGCAATTTATAAACAATTCAACAAAAGTAAATCATATAATAACAGATCCACCATATAACATTTCCCAGAGTAATAATTTCCATACTTTAAGATCGGCAAATAGACAAGGATTAAATTTTGGAAAATGAGATTATGATTTTGACTTGATTTCTTGAATTAAACCTTATAGCAAACTATTAGATAAAAATGGTAGTATGATCATTTTTTGCTCTTATAAATATATTAGTTTTATTATTGAAGAATTAGAGTCCAATATGCTAGAAATAAAGGATGTAATTAAATGAGTAAAAACTAATCCAATGCCAAGAAATGTTAATAGAAGATATGTTCAAGATACTGAATATGCAATTTGGGCTGTTAAAAAAAATCAAAGTGAGTGTTTAATAAACCACAAGATAAGATTTATTTACGTTCGATTTTTCAGACTTCAGTTGTAA